Genomic segment of Gammaproteobacteria bacterium:
AACGGGTGTTGAGCCTGCACTACGCCTAAACTTTACCAATGCAACTGCGCAGGAACTGGGCGAGGCAATTGACCGTTTAGCTAAAGTGATTGCGAAAATCTAATGATTAACAGTAATAATAGGTAGCCCTTATTAAGAATTGAGGTTATGTAGATCAAAAAAGGCTGCCAAATTTGGCAGCCTTTTTTATGATTACTACTTGAACAGCGCCAAGTAGTAATTTTTTATACTTAGTACGTTATGCAGGGAACTTGTCTGCAAGGTACAACCACGTTGGCAGTACGGTATCAGGGTTAAGTGACAAGCTGTCAATGCCCTCTTCAACCAACCAAGCTGCGAAGTCTTCGTGATCTGACGGACCTTGACCACAAATACCAACATACTTACCTTTGACTTTGGCCGCTTGAATCGCCATTGATAACAGCTTTTTAACCGCAGGGTTACGCTCGTCAAACAATTTAGACACGATGCCAGAATCGCGATCTAGACCCAGAGTTAACTGCGTTAAATCGTTAGATCCGATTGAGAAGCCATCAAAGTGTTCTAAGAATTCATCAGCAAGCAACGCGTTAGAAGGCAATTCACACATCATGATAATGCGTAAGCCGTTTTCGCCACGCTTAAGTCCGTGCTCAGCCAGTAGTTCGATAACGGCTTTGCCTTCTTCAACGGTACGAACAAACGGGATCATAATTTCAACGTTATTAAAGCCCATTTCGTTACGAACACGTTTTAGTGCTTCACATTCAAGTGCGAAACAGTCTCTGAAGTCTTCAGACAAATAACGAGAAGCGCCGCGGAAGCCCAGCATTGGGTTTTCTTCTTCAGGCTCGTAACGTTCGCCACCTAATAGGTTAGCGTATTCGTTTGACTTAAAATCAGACATCCGCACAATAACTTTCTCTGGTGAGAAAGCACAAGCCAAGGTTGAAATACCTTCGGTCAGTTTCGCAATGTAAAACTCAGTTGGGTTTGCGTAACCGGCGATTAATTCGGTAATTTCACGTTGAGTTCGGGCGTCTTGATCGTCAAAGTTAATCAAGGCTTTCGGGTGAATACCAATCATGCGATTGATAATAAACTCTAAGCGGGCCAAACCAACACCAGCGTGTGGCAAACGCGCAAAGTCAAACGCACGATCGGGGTTGCCAACGTTCATCATGATCTTAAGCGGTAGCTCAGGTAAGTTGCTTACTTCAGACGAGGTTACCGTGAAATCGAGCTCACCGTCATAAATGTAACCCGTATCGCCTTCGGCACAAGACACAGTTACAAATTGGCCTTCTTTGATTAAATCAGTCGCGTTGCCACAACCAACCACGGCAGGAACACCCAGCTCACGCGCAATGATTGCAGCGTGACACGTACGACCACCACGGTTAGTCACAATCGCTGAAGCGCGCTTCATGATTGGCTCCCAATCGGGATCGGTCATATCGGTTACTAAGATATCGCCAGGCTCAATGCGGTCCATTTCGTCAATCGACGCTAATACTTTAACGCGACCCGAACCGATTTTACCACCAATAGCACGGCCTTCAGCAATAACGGTGCTGGTAGCATTAAGCGAGTAACGCTCCATGATGTTGCTGCTTTCGCGTGAACGAACCGTTTCTGGGCGTGCTTGTACTATGTACAATTTACCGTCGTTACCGTCTTTTGCCCACTCGATGTCCATTGGACGACCGTAGTGTTGCTCAATAACTAAGGCTTGTTTAGCCAGCTCTGTTACTTCAGCATCGGTAATCGAAAACTGATGTGAACGCTCGGTTTCAATGTCTTTAATGACAACTTGCTTGCCGTGCTTCGTGTCGTCAGAGTAAACCATTTCAATGAGCTTACTACCAATGTTACGACGAACAACAGCAGGACGACCAGCGTTCAATGTTGGCTTGTGCACGTAGAATTCGTCAGGGTTAACTGCGCCCTGTACGACCATTTCGCCAAGACCCCATGACGACGTAATAAACACAACATCGTCAAAACCAGATTCCGTATCAAGCGTAAACATAACGCCAGATGACGCAATGTCACTGCGAACCATCCGCTGGATACCAGCTGATAACGCAACGCCGCGATGGCTATAACCTTGATGAACGCGATATGAAATTGCGCGGTCGTTAAACAATGAAGCAAAAACATGCTTAATCGCTTCACGTACGGCGTCTAACCCGACTACGTTTAAAAATGTTTCTTGCTGGCCAGCAAATGATGCGTCTGGCATATCTTCTGCGGTCGCAGATGAACGCACCGCAAATGACATACCCGCTGACGAATCAGCTAACTGCTGATAAGCCTCGGCAATTGCCACTTCAAACTGTGGCTGGAACGGGGTATCGAGAATCCATTGACGAATTGTCTTGCCTGCATTTGCCAGCGCCGTTAAATCATCAACATTTAAATCATCAAGCAACAGATAAATTTTCTCGTTGATACCGCTGGTTTCTAAAAACTCATTGAATGCATCAGCTGTTGTCGCGAAACCGCCCGGTACTTGAACACCTGCGTTTGACAAATTACTGATCATTTCACCTAAAGATGCGTTTTTACCGCCAACAACTTCAACATCATTCATGCCAAGCTGTTCATACCAAAGTACATATTTTTGCACCGTCAATCTCCAAATTCACTAATGTGGCTATCTAATAATATGGTTTGTTGCATTCTACACTGCTACAATTTGTTCCGTAAATCATAAAAACGAATAACTCTTAATTAAATTTTATTACAGACAGGTAAATTATTTTGCGTAAAGTCTTTTACATCTCTGATGGGACGGCAATTACCGCCGAAATATTGGGTCACGCGGTCCTTTCTCAATTTGATATTGAGTTTGAACAAATTACTATTCCCTTTGTTGAGACTCTTGCGAAAGCGACTGAAGTTGCACAACAAATAAACGACAGTTGTATTACCGAGAAACCAGCACTGGTTTTTCATTCAATAATCGATGAGAATATTCGAAAAATTATTGAAAGCTGTAATGGCATCAGTTATGACTTTCTAAACACTTTTGTGGCCCCGCTCGAAAAACAGCTCGGCACTAAAGCGGCGCCGAAAACGCATCGCACTCATGGTATTGCGAACGAAGCGTATAGCGCTCGCATCGACGCGATAAATTACTCGCTTGATAACGACGATGGCATTAGTTTAAAGCATCTGGATAAAGCTGAAATAATCTTGGTTGGCGTGTCCCGCTGTGGCAAAACACCAAGCAGTCTTTATTTAGCAATGCAGTTTGGCATTGCTACGGCCAACTACCCGTTTATTTGCGAAGATATGGACAATCTAAAACTTCCGGCAGAGCTTAAGAAAAATAAAAGCAAAATATTTGGCCTGACTATCGACCCGTTCAGACTGCATGAAATAAGAACTCAGCGCCGAGCCGACAGTAAATATGCCTCGTTAAGACAATGCCGTGCTGAAGTTAAAGAGGTTGAGATGCTTTACCGCCGCGAACGCATCCCATTCATTGATACTACTAAGCATAGTGTTGAAGAAATAACCGCAAAAATCATCGATATCAGCGGACTAAAACGTAAAATGTTCTAACGCTTGCTTAGCTGACAATATGAAATTGTCGATCTAGCCAAAAGACTCGGCATTGATGCCGAGTTTTGTGAGCTTACGGCTTTAAAATACTGGCTGAGTAGGTTAAGGTTGAGCCAGTTAAATTAATCGTACTTATAATAATGCCAATAAAAACAGATGAATTAAGAACCACCTATATCGATCGGGTGATCACCCCTAGTCAATTAGCCCTAGAATTTCCATTGTCTGACAGTGCCGCCCAAACGCTCATTCAGAACCGTCGTGAGATTGAAGCCATTATCGATGGTACCGATGATCGTTTATTGGTTATTATCGGCCCTTGTTCTATTCACGATACCGCTGCTGCACTTGACTACGCCAAACGTTTAACTGTGTTGCAACAGCAATATAAAGACAGTTTAGTCATTACAATGCGTGTTTACTTTGAAAAGCCTCGTACCATTGTTGGTTGGAAAGGCTTAATTAGTGATCCTGATTTAAATGGCCAATACAAAGCGAACAAAGGTCTGCGTTTAGCGCGTAAACTTTTAGTCGATATTTCTGAAATGGGCATGCCAATTGCCACCGAATTTTTAGACATGGTCAATGGTCAATATATTGCTGATTTAATCTGTTGGGGCGCTGTTGGGGCTCGTACCACTGAAAGCCAAATTCACCGTGAAATGGCCTCAGCGCTTTCATGCCCTGTTGGCTTTAAAAATGGTACCGATGGTAATACCAAGATTGCGATTGATGCGGTGCGTGCAGCTCAAGTACCCCATATCTTTTATTCTCCGGATAAAGATGGCCAAATGACAGTTTACCGCACCCATGGCAACCCGTTTGGTCATGTGATCCTGCGTGGCGGTAAAGAGCCAAATTATAGTGCACAGCACATTGCACACGCTTGTGCTCGTTTAAATGAAGCCGAACTGCGCCCAGCAGTAGTGATTGACTTTAGCCACGGTAACAGCCAAAAGCTTCATACTAATCAGTTACTCGTTGCCAAAGATATCATGGCGCAAATGCGCGAAGGTAGCCGCCAAATATCGGGCATCATGGCCGAGAGCTTTATTGAGCAAGGCAATCAGAAAGTGATTGAGGGTCAGCCGTTAGTTTATGGCCAAAGCATTACCGATGCTTGCATCCATTGGGGTGATACTGAGACTTTATTAGCCGATTTAGCCGACGCATCGGCTGCAAGAATGGCTAAAGGTTAATTGCCAAGTCGCGTTATGGCGCCAACTCAGGCAATTGCTTAAATAACTTCGTACTGATTAGCTCACTGTTTTGCGGTGGGCCAAACAGTGAGCCCTGCATCACTGAACAACCATAACGTTCTAATAATTTTTGCTGACCAAGATTTGTAATGCCACTGGCGGAAATTGTAAAGCCCATCGTTTTGCTCATGGCAATTAGTGCCTGAACTAACAAGCGATGTTTGTCTGACTTAAGCACATTGCCAACACAATTATCTGCTAGCTTGACCCCACTAATCGGCAATGTCGTAAAATGGTTCATCGACGTAACACTACAGCCAAAATCACTCGCTATAATCTGAACCCCAAGCCGATCTAAGTTCGCTAATAACTCATTGCTACTGTCGTATTGTACCGCGGTTTCAATGTCTTTTATTTGTAACACCAATTTTTCGGCGCCCAGCCCGGTTGATTTGAGCGTGTTAGCTATGTGGCCGACTAATCCAGTATTTTTAAAATGTGCAGGATACAGATTAAAGGTTACTGTTAAGTTGTCATGGCCTAACTCATTCCACAAGACCATTTGCAGGCAAGCTTGATTAATAATTCGCTCTGTCATTGGAATAATTAATTCAGTGTCTATCGCAATCGACAAGAAATCATTAAGCGGTATAAAACTGCCATCGCGCTGACGCCACTTAAATGTTGCTTCTAGCGCGGTAATTTTACAATTTACAACATCGATAATTGGCTGATATACCGTCTCTATTTCATTGTTGTAAACTGCTTTCTTTAATTTTGTAATCAACAGCATCCGAACGTTGCCATCGAGTGCATAGGCTGATGTAAAAAACTGACAATTGTTACGCCCCAAGCGTTTCGCTTGGTACATTGCTAAATCTGCGTGTTTAATTAAGCTACTGTAATCTCTACCATGTTCTGGGAAAGTAGCAACACCAATACTGCCAGACACATAAGCTTCCTGACCTGCGATGGTTACTACGGGTAATAAGCTTTGTCTGATCGCTTCAGCACGAGATTCTATTTCTGCGTCGCTAGCAATGTTGTTTAACAGCAAAATAAATTCATCACCGCCATGGCGTGACAATAAGTCATCAGACGTAAGGTGCGCACCAATTCGCCGAGCAGCTTCAATTAACAACACATCACCACTGTCGTGGCCTAACGTATCATTGACGTATTTAAAGCCATCAAGATCGATAAAAATCACCGCTAGGCGCGTTCTTGATACCGCAGCTTGGCTGATTGCAGTTTTTAAATGTTCTGTTAATTTAAGCCGATTTGGCAATTTGGTTAAAGAATCGTGGTAGGCCATGAAGTAAACTTGACGCTCTTTAGAGCGTAATTTGGTGACTTCGGTAATGTTCCACACCCGTCCGACCACGGCGCCTTTGACACATTGAGGTAGTGAGACAATCTCGAACATTCGGCCATAGGTTAACGTTACAACCAACTCTGCACGCGCTTGACCTGAACGAAAAACCTGACTAAAACTTTGTAAAACATCCGGATAATCAACGATACTTGGCGCTAACTGACTAAATATATTCTGCGGTTCATCAACCCGTAATTGGGCCAACAAAAATGTTGCTTTGTGATTTAAGCGAGTGACATTGCCTTTGCGATCGGTAACGATAATGGCAGTAGTGGTAGAGTCGAGCGTTGCTTGGGCCGAACATAATAAATATTCAAGCGCTTGCTGCTTAGCATCGGCTTGAGTATAGCAATAATCTATTTCTGCAATAAAGTCAGTTAACTTTATCTGCATATTTTTCTCAGGGAGATACTCCGCTATCTGGTCTATTAATTCTTGATGCACTTTACATTCCCTTGTATTCGTACTGCTATCAGTTGATCTGACAATCTTTAGATTAATGCGGTTAACCACAACTTATACCAATTTTGATAATTTAACGGAATTGGTATTAAATTGATTAACCCGGTGAATGTCCATGATC
This window contains:
- the ppsA gene encoding phosphoenolpyruvate synthase — its product is MQKYVLWYEQLGMNDVEVVGGKNASLGEMISNLSNAGVQVPGGFATTADAFNEFLETSGINEKIYLLLDDLNVDDLTALANAGKTIRQWILDTPFQPQFEVAIAEAYQQLADSSAGMSFAVRSSATAEDMPDASFAGQQETFLNVVGLDAVREAIKHVFASLFNDRAISYRVHQGYSHRGVALSAGIQRMVRSDIASSGVMFTLDTESGFDDVVFITSSWGLGEMVVQGAVNPDEFYVHKPTLNAGRPAVVRRNIGSKLIEMVYSDDTKHGKQVVIKDIETERSHQFSITDAEVTELAKQALVIEQHYGRPMDIEWAKDGNDGKLYIVQARPETVRSRESSNIMERYSLNATSTVIAEGRAIGGKIGSGRVKVLASIDEMDRIEPGDILVTDMTDPDWEPIMKRASAIVTNRGGRTCHAAIIARELGVPAVVGCGNATDLIKEGQFVTVSCAEGDTGYIYDGELDFTVTSSEVSNLPELPLKIMMNVGNPDRAFDFARLPHAGVGLARLEFIINRMIGIHPKALINFDDQDARTQREITELIAGYANPTEFYIAKLTEGISTLACAFSPEKVIVRMSDFKSNEYANLLGGERYEPEEENPMLGFRGASRYLSEDFRDCFALECEALKRVRNEMGFNNVEIMIPFVRTVEEGKAVIELLAEHGLKRGENGLRIIMMCELPSNALLADEFLEHFDGFSIGSNDLTQLTLGLDRDSGIVSKLFDERNPAVKKLLSMAIQAAKVKGKYVGICGQGPSDHEDFAAWLVEEGIDSLSLNPDTVLPTWLYLADKFPA
- a CDS encoding kinase/pyrophosphorylase gives rise to the protein MLRKVFYISDGTAITAEILGHAVLSQFDIEFEQITIPFVETLAKATEVAQQINDSCITEKPALVFHSIIDENIRKIIESCNGISYDFLNTFVAPLEKQLGTKAAPKTHRTHGIANEAYSARIDAINYSLDNDDGISLKHLDKAEIILVGVSRCGKTPSSLYLAMQFGIATANYPFICEDMDNLKLPAELKKNKSKIFGLTIDPFRLHEIRTQRRADSKYASLRQCRAEVKEVEMLYRRERIPFIDTTKHSVEEITAKIIDISGLKRKMF
- a CDS encoding 3-deoxy-7-phosphoheptulonate synthase encodes the protein MPIKTDELRTTYIDRVITPSQLALEFPLSDSAAQTLIQNRREIEAIIDGTDDRLLVIIGPCSIHDTAAALDYAKRLTVLQQQYKDSLVITMRVYFEKPRTIVGWKGLISDPDLNGQYKANKGLRLARKLLVDISEMGMPIATEFLDMVNGQYIADLICWGAVGARTTESQIHREMASALSCPVGFKNGTDGNTKIAIDAVRAAQVPHIFYSPDKDGQMTVYRTHGNPFGHVILRGGKEPNYSAQHIAHACARLNEAELRPAVVIDFSHGNSQKLHTNQLLVAKDIMAQMREGSRQISGIMAESFIEQGNQKVIEGQPLVYGQSITDACIHWGDTETLLADLADASAARMAKG
- a CDS encoding diguanylate cyclase; this translates as MHQELIDQIAEYLPEKNMQIKLTDFIAEIDYCYTQADAKQQALEYLLCSAQATLDSTTTAIIVTDRKGNVTRLNHKATFLLAQLRVDEPQNIFSQLAPSIVDYPDVLQSFSQVFRSGQARAELVVTLTYGRMFEIVSLPQCVKGAVVGRVWNITEVTKLRSKERQVYFMAYHDSLTKLPNRLKLTEHLKTAISQAAVSRTRLAVIFIDLDGFKYVNDTLGHDSGDVLLIEAARRIGAHLTSDDLLSRHGGDEFILLLNNIASDAEIESRAEAIRQSLLPVVTIAGQEAYVSGSIGVATFPEHGRDYSSLIKHADLAMYQAKRLGRNNCQFFTSAYALDGNVRMLLITKLKKAVYNNEIETVYQPIIDVVNCKITALEATFKWRQRDGSFIPLNDFLSIAIDTELIIPMTERIINQACLQMVLWNELGHDNLTVTFNLYPAHFKNTGLVGHIANTLKSTGLGAEKLVLQIKDIETAVQYDSSNELLANLDRLGVQIIASDFGCSVTSMNHFTTLPISGVKLADNCVGNVLKSDKHRLLVQALIAMSKTMGFTISASGITNLGQQKLLERYGCSVMQGSLFGPPQNSELISTKLFKQLPELAP